ATCATAAAGTATGCCGTGGCCGGGCCCGGGCACACGCCCAGCCCTCCAGATCACCTTCGCGGTCCCCGACGGCTCCCCTGCTGCGGCTGAAAGCCGGCGCCCCGGCCGTCGATGATTTTGATCATGGTACTGAGCTTGCGCCTCGCCCGAGCAGTCGGCGAGCGAGATCGTTCGCTCACGCCGTCAAGAGCTGAACGACGGTGCCGTGAACTCGCGTGGCGCCGGCGCGAGCCAATGCGGCATTTGCGGCGGCGTCAGCGTATCGACCTTCGGGGTGTTCACGCCCGAATTCCACGTAATCCATGGCATCGACTCGAGATGGGGAATCGGCGGGAGCGCGATCTTCTCTTCGAAGGCGTCAGCCGAACCAGGTTTGCCCGGCATACGATCCGTTCCCCAGGCCGCCAGCGACGGCAGCATGAGTAGCGCAGCAATGGACGCCGTAAGTATCCGCCGCGCCAGGCGTTGCGCGGGGACCATCTGGGATTTCTCCGCCCGAGCGGAGATGGTGTGATCGGCGATCATCTCATTCTCCTATCGTTCGAAAAAGACTGATCCAGGCGAGCGTGGTGCAGCTCAGGGTGAACATCAGCCAGTGCACGGCGGCCCCTCCATTCCTACGCAGCCTTCGAAGATTCCTGCTCATCTGAAAGCTCCTATTGTCGATGTGTCCTTTCCTGGTTCGAGGGATAGGTCCGCTGGCTTGTCCGCCGAGCTAGAAGTCCATGGGCGGCGCGGCCGGGGGGGCTTCCGCCTTCTTCGGTTTCTCGGCGACGAGCGCCTCAGTGGTGATCAGGAGGGCGGCGATAGACGCGGCATCCTGCAAGGCCGTGCGAACCACCTTGGCCGGGTCGATCACGCCGGCCCGCACCAGATCCTGGTACTCGCCGGTCGCCGCGTTGAAGCCCCAATTGTAGTCACTTTTCTCAATCAGCTTGCCGACCACCACCGAGCCGTCTTCTCCGGCATTCTCGACGATCTGCCGGGCCGGCATCTGGATCGCGCGCCGCACGATATCGACGCCGGCTTTTTGGTCAGCGTTGGCGGTCTTGACGCGTTCAAGCGCCTTGAGCGCGCGCAATAGCGCCACCCCGCCGCCCGGCAGGACGCCTTCTTCCACAGCGGCGCGCGTCGCATGCATCGCATCGTCAACGCGATCCTTGCGCTCCTTGACCTCGACTTCGGTGGCGCCGCCGACCCGGATCACGGCCACGCCGCCGGCGAGCTTGGCAAGCCGCTCCTGCAGCTTCTCGCGATCGTAATCCGAGGTCGTCTCCTCAATTTGCAGCTTGATCTGAGCGACGCGCGCCTCGATGTCCTTCTTGGCGCCGGCGCCGTTGACGATGGTGGTATTCTCCTTGTCGATTACCACCTTCTTGGCCCGGCCGAGCATGTTGAGCGTGACGTTCTCGAGCTTGATGCCGAGGTCTTCGGCGATCATTGTGCCACCGGTGAGGATCGCAATGTCCTCCAGCATCGCCTTGCGTCGATCGCCGAAGCCCGGCGCCTTGACGGCTGCGATCTTCAACCCCCCGCGCAGTTTGTTGACGACCAGCGTCGCCAGCGCCTCGCCCTCGATGTCCTCGGCGATGATCAGCAGAGGCTTGCCCGACTGCACCACCGACTCGAGCAGCGGCAGCATCGATTGCAGCGCGGACAGCTTCTTCTCATGGATCAGGATGTAGGGGTCTTCAAGCTCGGCCCGCATCTTTTCGGCATTGGTGACGAAATAAGGCGAGATGTAGCCGCGGTCGAACTGCATGCCCTCGACCACCTCCAACTCCGTATTGAGGCTCTTTGCCTCCTCCACTGTAATGACGCCTTCATTGCCGACTTTCTGCATGGCCTCGGCAAGGAAGCGGCCGATCTCGGTGTCGCCATTCGCTGAGATCGTAGCGACTTGGGCGATCTCGTCGTTCGCGGTGACCTTCTTGGCGTGCGATCGGAGATCATCGATGATCGCCTCGACCGCGAGGTCGATGCCGCGCTTGAGGTCCATCGGGTTCATGCCCGCCGCAACGGACTTCGCGCCTTCCTTGACGATCGATTGCGCCAGCACGGTCGCGGTCGTCGTGCCGTCGCCGGCGATGTCGCTGGTTTTGGACGCCACCTCGCGGACCATCTGCGCGCCCATGTTCTCAAACTTGTCTTCGAGCTCGATTTCCTTGGCGACCGTGACACCATCCTTGGTGATGCGCGGCGCGCCGAAGGATTTGTCGATCACGACGTTGCGGCCTTTCGGCCCGAGTGTCACCTTGACGGCGTTTGCCAGCGTATCGACGCCGCGCAGCAGGCGGTCGCGAGCTTCCGTTGAGAATTTTACCTCCTTGGCAGTCATGACGTTCTCTCCTTTCCCCTTCAATGACTGTCAGCGCTTCAAGCGGCTTTCTTCGTCGCGGAGGTCTTCTCGACCACACCCAGGAGGTCGCTCTCTTTCATGATGAGAAGTTCTTTGCCGTCGATCTTGACCTCCGTACCGGACCATTTGCCGAACAGGACCCGATCGCCAGGCTTCACGTCGAGCGGCACCAATTGGCCCTGTTCGTTGCGGCCGCCCGGACCGGCGGTGATCACCTCGCCCTCTTGGGGCTTTTCCTTCGCGGTGTCCGGAATGATGATGCCGCCGGCAGTCCTCTCCTCGGCATCGATGCGTCGCACCAGCACGCGATCGTGCAATGGACGGAAATGCATGCACATCCTCCCTGCAATTCAGCGATGTCATCAGAACCGGGGCCGTAACCGGCCCTCCGGCAAAATCGACTTAGGCGAAGCAAAGCTGACGTCAAGAGGAGTCACGTAAATTTTTCGAACCGCGGGCAGACGTTTCCGCGATGACATTGTCGCGCCACCGCCAGCCGTCACGTGGGTGATCTCAACGGCGCGCGGCTCCTCTCGCCGACTTTCCGCAGTGCCGCAGGTCGTGCCTTCAATTTATGTGGCCGTGGGCGGCGCTTCTGGGGCCCTGTCCGTGGAGGGTGCTCGAACGCGCAGCGAGTGCCGATCGCGGGAGCTGGGTGTCGGAAGCCTGCGAAGCATCCTCTGGTAGATCCGGCCGTACTCCGCCGCCATGCGGGCGGAGGAGAAACGTTCCTCGCACCGGGCACGGACGCCCTTGCGGTCGAGCTTCAGCAGCCCGGGAATGGCCCGTACTGCCTCATCGACGTCGGACACGATGCGTCCAGTCAATCCGTCCTCGACGATCTCCGGGACCGACCCGCAACGGAAGGCGAGCACCGGCGTGCCGAAAGCCATGGCTTCAATCATGACCAAGCCGAAAGGCTCCGGCCAGTCGATTGGGAAGAGGAGCGCCGCCGCTTCGCCGAGAAATTCGCTCTTGGCGCTCTCATTGATCTCGCCGATGAACTCAATTCCCGGCTCGTTCAGCATCGGGGCGATGACACAGCGGAAATAGGCATCGTCGGCCTTGTCGACCTTGGCAGCTATCTTGAGCGGAAGTCCGGCCGCCCGCGCAATTGCGATAGCGCGGTCGGGACGTTTCTCCGGTGAGATCCGGCCGAGAAACGCCAGATAGCCGCCTTTCGGATTGTAGCTCGGAATGTGCAGATCGAGCGGAAGGCCATGATAGACCGTCGCCACGAAGTTCGCGCCTGGAAGCGGCGACCGTTGCGCATTCGAAATCGAAACCAGCGGCATGTCCGCAAACCGGCGGTAGAACGGCATATGATCCGGAAGATCCTGCCTGCCGTGCAGCGTGGTCAGCGTCCGCACGCGCTCGGATGGGAACAGTGGAACATGCAGATAGTCTGTGTGGAAGTGGAGAATGTCGAACTCGTCGGCGCGCTCGCGCACCTTGTCGAGCATGATCATTTGGTGGGGGAGAGCGTCGCGGACGTTGGGGTCGAGGCGCAGCGCGCGAGGTGCGCAGGGGACGAGTTCGGCGGAGGTGATGGAATCCCCGCTCGCGAACAGCGTCACCTGGTGGCCTTGTCGGATCAGCTCCTCCGTCAGCCAGGAAACGACCCGCTCCGTTCCCCCATAGAGCCGGGGCGGGACGCTCTCGAATAGCGGGGCAATCTGTGCAATCCTCATTTCTGACTCTCCGCAATAGCCGCTGCGCCACGCGGGGGCCTCCATCCGCGGGGAAAGCTAGGAGGCAATCCATCCAAGCGAGCCCGGAGTGCGCCCCTCATCTTTTGTAATGCGCGAACCTCGATCTGGCGCACGCGCTCGCGTGACACGCCGAGAGTGGCGGAGAGCTCCTCCAAGGTCTTCGGCTGTTCGGCCAGGAATCGCGCGTCGACGATATGGCGCTCGC
The DNA window shown above is from Bradyrhizobium sp. CB1650 and carries:
- a CDS encoding glycosyltransferase family 4 protein, encoding MRIAQIAPLFESVPPRLYGGTERVVSWLTEELIRQGHQVTLFASGDSITSAELVPCAPRALRLDPNVRDALPHQMIMLDKVRERADEFDILHFHTDYLHVPLFPSERVRTLTTLHGRQDLPDHMPFYRRFADMPLVSISNAQRSPLPGANFVATVYHGLPLDLHIPSYNPKGGYLAFLGRISPEKRPDRAIAIARAAGLPLKIAAKVDKADDAYFRCVIAPMLNEPGIEFIGEINESAKSEFLGEAAALLFPIDWPEPFGLVMIEAMAFGTPVLAFRCGSVPEIVEDGLTGRIVSDVDEAVRAIPGLLKLDRKGVRARCEERFSSARMAAEYGRIYQRMLRRLPTPSSRDRHSLRVRAPSTDRAPEAPPTAT
- a CDS encoding co-chaperone GroES encodes the protein MHFRPLHDRVLVRRIDAEERTAGGIIIPDTAKEKPQEGEVITAGPGGRNEQGQLVPLDVKPGDRVLFGKWSGTEVKIDGKELLIMKESDLLGVVEKTSATKKAA
- the groL gene encoding chaperonin GroEL (60 kDa chaperone family; promotes refolding of misfolded polypeptides especially under stressful conditions; forms two stacked rings of heptamers to form a barrel-shaped 14mer; ends can be capped by GroES; misfolded proteins enter the barrel where they are refolded when GroES binds), with product MTAKEVKFSTEARDRLLRGVDTLANAVKVTLGPKGRNVVIDKSFGAPRITKDGVTVAKEIELEDKFENMGAQMVREVASKTSDIAGDGTTTATVLAQSIVKEGAKSVAAGMNPMDLKRGIDLAVEAIIDDLRSHAKKVTANDEIAQVATISANGDTEIGRFLAEAMQKVGNEGVITVEEAKSLNTELEVVEGMQFDRGYISPYFVTNAEKMRAELEDPYILIHEKKLSALQSMLPLLESVVQSGKPLLIIAEDIEGEALATLVVNKLRGGLKIAAVKAPGFGDRRKAMLEDIAILTGGTMIAEDLGIKLENVTLNMLGRAKKVVIDKENTTIVNGAGAKKDIEARVAQIKLQIEETTSDYDREKLQERLAKLAGGVAVIRVGGATEVEVKERKDRVDDAMHATRAAVEEGVLPGGGVALLRALKALERVKTANADQKAGVDIVRRAIQMPARQIVENAGEDGSVVVGKLIEKSDYNWGFNAATGEYQDLVRAGVIDPAKVVRTALQDAASIAALLITTEALVAEKPKKAEAPPAAPPMDF